One genomic segment of Thermodesulfovibrionales bacterium includes these proteins:
- a CDS encoding GNAT family N-acetyltransferase — translation MLKREAVDSSTIRVILRDGRSLKVRPISPQDREKLRDLFYRLSPQTRYFRFGYMKTYISEEELTYFAEVDPPDVYAYVALTGEGEDEKIVAVGRWFLNPDRRTAEISFVVEDKIQVRGVGTALLEQLVEAALRYKIKAFVARILLENTRMMEVFEESGFKIGKKVHEDAYEITFDLEEQEEYDKRQAHREHIARSAGVRKILCPGSVAVIGASRDTDSVGGKVFRNLLHEIFSGPIFPVNPKSFSVGGVLCYASVDDVPADVDLAVVVIPAAKVLDIVDECGKKGVAGLIIISAGFAESGPEGKERQRQLREKILSYGMRCVGPNCLGVINTDPAVNLNATFCRIKPRRGGLSISSHSGALGLALLDYAKGNDLGIAHFASIGNRVDISSNDLMEFWEDDEYTKVILLYLESFGNPRKFSRIARRVSRTKPIIALKAGRSDVGRRAASSHTGALAASDIAVDALFRQAGVIRVNTIEEMFNVAKSLVDQPIPKGPRVAILTNAGGPGVLAADAAIGLGLSVPTLSEETQRRLKDFLPREAAFANPVDMIASAPGEHFERGLKVLLDDLDIDAILVMNVAIRPSEEIAAGIRRAMTGYEGDKTVIASFLMSEAHSIDLRYDGQKQVPLYAFPEDAILALSHAYPYGQHRSREEGHIPVFADISEERARKYLEAAGVLTDEGCWLPPEVATGLFKEYGIPAIDTRAAFSAEEAADCAEKIGFPVVMKLRSKTITHKTDVGGIILGLKDDEEVRQAFDEIRTRLKAMGRGAEMEGVILQPMIEGGQEVIVGMSQDPVFGPLMMVGLGGIHVELIKDVAFSLHPLRDGDPDYMLSQLKSLPLLQGWRGSPPKDIDVLKDVLLRFSALIEDFTEIAEVEINPLIVFDKGKGCAVVDARVLCKKAGDH, via the coding sequence ATGCTGAAAAGAGAAGCGGTAGATTCTTCGACGATCAGGGTGATACTCCGTGACGGACGGAGCCTCAAGGTGAGGCCCATCAGTCCGCAGGACAGGGAGAAGCTGAGAGATCTCTTCTACCGGTTGAGCCCCCAGACCCGTTATTTCCGGTTCGGCTACATGAAGACCTATATCAGCGAGGAGGAATTGACCTACTTCGCTGAAGTCGACCCTCCCGATGTGTATGCATACGTCGCCCTCACAGGAGAGGGAGAGGATGAGAAGATCGTTGCCGTCGGAAGGTGGTTTCTCAATCCCGACCGAAGAACTGCAGAGATATCCTTTGTCGTCGAGGACAAGATACAGGTCAGGGGGGTCGGAACGGCGCTTCTCGAGCAGCTTGTCGAGGCAGCCCTCAGGTACAAGATAAAGGCTTTTGTGGCAAGGATATTGCTGGAGAACACCCGAATGATGGAGGTCTTTGAAGAGTCCGGTTTCAAAATCGGCAAGAAGGTGCATGAGGATGCTTACGAGATCACCTTCGACCTCGAGGAGCAGGAGGAATATGATAAGAGGCAAGCCCACCGCGAGCACATCGCGAGGTCGGCGGGTGTGCGGAAGATCCTCTGTCCCGGGAGCGTCGCGGTCATCGGCGCATCACGGGACACTGACAGTGTGGGCGGCAAGGTCTTTCGCAACCTGCTTCATGAGATCTTCTCCGGCCCGATCTTCCCGGTGAATCCTAAGTCCTTCTCCGTGGGAGGTGTTCTCTGCTATGCGTCGGTGGACGACGTTCCTGCTGATGTCGATCTTGCCGTAGTCGTTATCCCCGCCGCCAAGGTTCTCGACATCGTCGATGAATGCGGGAAAAAGGGTGTTGCCGGGTTGATCATCATATCTGCAGGCTTCGCTGAGAGCGGTCCCGAGGGTAAAGAGCGGCAGAGGCAGCTGAGGGAGAAAATCCTCTCCTATGGAATGCGGTGCGTCGGCCCAAACTGTCTCGGTGTCATCAATACTGATCCGGCGGTCAATCTGAACGCAACCTTCTGCCGCATCAAGCCAAGGAGGGGTGGCCTGAGCATAAGTTCCCACAGCGGTGCCCTCGGTCTGGCGCTCCTTGATTACGCAAAGGGTAATGACCTCGGAATCGCTCACTTCGCAAGTATCGGCAACCGCGTTGATATCTCCTCAAATGATCTCATGGAATTCTGGGAGGACGACGAGTACACAAAGGTCATTCTCCTCTATCTCGAGAGCTTTGGGAATCCTCGTAAATTCAGCCGCATTGCACGCCGCGTCTCACGGACAAAACCGATAATTGCCCTCAAGGCCGGGAGGAGTGACGTGGGCAGAAGGGCGGCGAGCTCTCATACCGGGGCCCTCGCGGCCTCGGACATCGCCGTTGATGCCCTTTTCCGCCAGGCCGGCGTGATAAGGGTCAACACGATAGAGGAGATGTTCAATGTGGCAAAGAGCCTCGTTGACCAGCCCATACCAAAGGGGCCGAGGGTCGCTATCCTCACGAATGCGGGCGGCCCCGGTGTTCTGGCTGCCGATGCGGCCATCGGCCTGGGTCTCAGCGTACCGACGCTGTCGGAAGAGACCCAGAGAAGACTGAAGGATTTCCTGCCCAGGGAGGCTGCCTTCGCGAACCCTGTGGATATGATCGCCTCTGCTCCTGGAGAGCACTTTGAGCGGGGACTGAAGGTGCTCCTCGATGACCTTGATATCGACGCGATCCTCGTTATGAATGTCGCGATACGGCCTTCTGAAGAAATTGCAGCGGGTATTCGGAGGGCAATGACAGGATATGAGGGCGACAAGACCGTGATAGCCTCTTTCTTAATGTCCGAGGCCCATTCGATTGACCTTCGGTATGACGGTCAGAAACAGGTCCCGCTTTACGCTTTTCCCGAAGACGCCATACTGGCACTCTCCCATGCCTATCCTTATGGCCAGCACAGAAGTCGTGAAGAGGGGCATATCCCGGTATTCGCTGATATCAGCGAGGAAAGGGCCAGGAAGTATCTTGAAGCAGCAGGTGTTCTCACTGACGAAGGCTGCTGGCTGCCGCCTGAGGTTGCGACGGGGCTCTTTAAGGAGTACGGCATACCCGCTATCGATACGAGGGCTGCTTTCTCTGCTGAGGAAGCGGCTGATTGTGCTGAGAAAATCGGTTTCCCCGTGGTGATGAAACTCCGCTCGAAGACCATCACCCACAAGACCGATGTGGGCGGAATTATCCTCGGCCTCAAGGATGATGAGGAGGTGAGGCAGGCCTTTGACGAGATAAGGACCCGCCTGAAGGCGATGGGAAGGGGGGCTGAAATGGAAGGCGTTATACTGCAGCCGATGATCGAGGGAGGCCAGGAGGTGATCGTCGGCATGTCTCAGGACCCTGTGTTCGGCCCGCTCATGATGGTTGGCCTTGGCGGCATCCACGTCGAACTCATCAAGGACGTCGCTTTTTCCCTTCACCCGTTACGCGACGGGGACCCTGACTATATGCTCAGCCAGCTGAAGAGCCTGCCTTTACTGCAGGGCTGGCGGGGGAGTCCGCCAAAGGACATCGATGTGCTCAAAGACGTCCTTCTCCGGTTCTCTGCGCTCATCGAAGACTTTACAGAGATCGCCGAGGTCGAGATAAATCCGCTCATCGTCTTTGACAAAGGCAAGGGATGTGCGGTCGTTGATGCCCGCGTATTGTGCAAGAAGGCTGGCGATCATTAG
- the nifS gene encoding cysteine desulfurase NifS: MKPIYLDNNATTAVAPEVLDEMLPYLRDFYGNPSSMHTFGGQLHRTLEEARAKVAALINAEPEEVIFTSCGTESDNTAIMSAIESYPRKRHIITSKVEHPAVFNFSKHFARRGFRVTFVPVDSLGRLDREFFSRAIDDDTAIVSIMYANNETGVIFPVAEMGEVLRERGILFHTDAVQVAGKIPIDVKRLTVDMLSLSGHKLHAPKGVGVLYVRKGTRFYPYIIGGHQERGRRAGTENIASAIALGRACELARQRINEERLFVGSLRDRLESALLARCPDARVNGDREHRLPNTTNISFEYVEGEAILLRLDEFGICASSGSACTTGSLEPSHVLRAMGIPFTAIHGSIRFSLSRYNTEAEIDRVVEVLPPIIRELRRLSPYGRERLAACAPDRNFSTE; encoded by the coding sequence GTGAAGCCAATTTATCTCGACAATAATGCGACCACGGCAGTAGCCCCGGAAGTCCTCGATGAGATGCTCCCCTATCTAAGAGACTTCTATGGCAACCCCTCAAGCATGCATACCTTCGGCGGACAGCTCCACAGGACCCTGGAAGAAGCGCGGGCAAAAGTCGCCGCGCTTATCAATGCAGAACCGGAAGAGGTCATCTTCACGAGTTGCGGCACCGAAAGCGACAACACCGCGATCATGAGCGCCATAGAGTCCTATCCCCGCAAGAGGCATATCATCACATCGAAGGTCGAGCATCCCGCCGTCTTCAACTTTTCGAAACACTTCGCGAGGAGGGGATTCCGCGTCACCTTCGTTCCTGTTGACAGCCTCGGGAGGCTCGATAGGGAATTCTTCTCGAGAGCGATCGATGATGATACCGCAATAGTTTCGATCATGTATGCGAACAACGAGACAGGCGTGATATTCCCGGTAGCTGAAATGGGAGAGGTCCTGAGAGAGCGGGGGATCCTCTTTCACACTGATGCCGTTCAGGTGGCAGGCAAGATCCCGATTGATGTAAAGAGACTGACGGTTGATATGCTCTCCCTGTCAGGCCACAAGCTCCACGCTCCCAAAGGTGTCGGTGTGCTCTATGTGAGGAAAGGCACACGCTTCTATCCCTATATCATCGGCGGCCATCAGGAGCGCGGAAGGAGGGCAGGGACAGAGAATATCGCATCCGCCATCGCCCTCGGAAGGGCCTGTGAGCTTGCGAGGCAAAGGATCAATGAAGAACGTCTCTTCGTCGGCTCCCTGAGGGACAGGCTCGAAAGTGCACTCCTCGCGAGATGCCCCGACGCAAGGGTCAATGGCGACAGGGAGCACCGGCTTCCGAACACCACGAACATCAGTTTCGAGTACGTTGAGGGAGAGGCCATCCTCCTGAGGCTTGACGAATTCGGCATATGCGCATCATCGGGATCGGCATGCACAACGGGTTCCCTTGAACCAAGCCATGTGCTCAGGGCGATGGGAATCCCCTTCACCGCCATCCACGGCTCGATCAGGTTCTCCCTCAGCCGCTACAATACCGAGGCAGAGATCGACAGGGTTGTTGAAGTTTTGCCGCCCATAATCAGGGAATTGCGCCGGCTTTCGCCTTACGGCAGGGAAAGGCTCGCAGCCTGTGCTCCTGACAGGAATTTTAGTACTGAATAA
- the nifU gene encoding Fe-S cluster assembly protein NifU, translating to MWEYTKKVKDFFLHPKNVGEIENPDGIGEVGSILCGDALKLTIKVDKETGRIVDAKFQTFGCASAIASSSVLTELIKGKTVDEALTISNQDIADYLGGLPAEKMHCSVMGREALEAAVANYRGEEKAPEVAEKIICKCFEVSEEKIRRVAIENRLTTVEEITNYTKAGGGCGACIPAVEAILKELWITTPPSEKPHTQKKMTNLQKIALVEDVLEKEIRPALQADGGDLKLIDIDGNRVIIALRAMCVSCPMGGVTIKGIEEKLRELVSKDLIVEEA from the coding sequence ATGTGGGAGTACACGAAAAAGGTAAAAGATTTCTTCCTTCATCCGAAGAACGTCGGCGAGATCGAGAACCCCGACGGCATCGGAGAGGTCGGGAGCATACTCTGCGGGGATGCACTGAAACTGACGATTAAGGTCGATAAAGAGACGGGGAGGATCGTTGATGCGAAATTTCAGACCTTCGGCTGCGCCTCTGCCATCGCAAGCTCCTCAGTCCTCACGGAACTCATCAAAGGCAAGACCGTCGATGAGGCCCTCACGATCTCCAATCAGGACATTGCAGATTACCTAGGCGGCCTGCCTGCTGAGAAGATGCACTGCTCGGTCATGGGCAGAGAGGCCCTGGAGGCCGCAGTTGCCAATTACCGGGGCGAAGAGAAAGCACCTGAGGTTGCGGAGAAGATCATCTGCAAGTGTTTTGAGGTCTCAGAAGAGAAGATACGGCGCGTTGCCATCGAAAACCGCCTTACGACGGTTGAAGAGATTACGAACTACACAAAGGCAGGCGGCGGCTGCGGCGCCTGTATCCCGGCCGTCGAGGCGATCCTGAAGGAGCTCTGGATCACCACCCCCCCTTCTGAAAAACCTCATACGCAGAAAAAAATGACGAACCTCCAGAAGATAGCCCTCGTCGAGGACGTCCTCGAAAAAGAGATACGCCCGGCCCTGCAGGCAGATGGCGGAGATCTTAAGCTTATTGACATAGACGGCAACAGGGTCATCATAGCCCTGAGGGCAATGTGTGTCTCCTGTCCCATGGGCGGCGTCACCATAAAGGGTATTGAGGAAAAACTGAGGGAACTTGTCAGCAAAGATCTTATCGTGGAGGAGGCGTGA
- a CDS encoding nicotinate phosphoribosyltransferase, with translation MFHTADPKDIMEGRITDVYFERTLTILKAKGINPVVKAEFIAKTLPDNWPWALFAGIEEALSLMKDLPIKVRAMREGTVFYPYEPVMEIEGRYQDFCVYETALLGLICQASGVATKAARFKKLAGERPVISFGARRMHPVLAPMIERNAYIGGCDGVAVVKSGEIIGEDPMGTMPHALIICTGSTVEAIKAFDEVLEPKIKRVALIDTFLDEKFEVLNVAEAMGERLFAVRFDTPGSRRGNFYRILEECRWELHLRGYRDIKFYVSGGIKEDDLAGLNPVVDGYGIGTSISNAPVVDYAMDIMECEGKPIAKRGKWSGSKRVLRCPSCSERLIVPNNKERHICNCGELFVDILVPVLDNGKYLTDMPSHKEIREFVLKQTEALGETL, from the coding sequence ATGTTCCATACGGCGGACCCGAAGGACATCATGGAAGGCAGGATAACAGATGTCTATTTTGAGAGGACTCTCACGATACTGAAGGCAAAGGGTATCAATCCTGTTGTCAAGGCCGAATTCATCGCAAAGACCCTCCCCGATAACTGGCCGTGGGCATTGTTCGCAGGCATCGAGGAGGCGCTGAGCCTCATGAAGGATCTTCCGATTAAGGTTAGAGCGATGCGGGAAGGGACGGTCTTCTATCCTTACGAGCCTGTGATGGAGATCGAGGGAAGGTACCAGGACTTCTGCGTTTACGAGACCGCCCTTCTCGGCCTCATATGCCAGGCCTCCGGCGTTGCCACAAAGGCTGCACGGTTCAAGAAACTCGCAGGGGAGAGGCCGGTGATCAGCTTTGGCGCAAGGAGGATGCATCCCGTCCTTGCTCCTATGATTGAGAGAAATGCCTACATCGGCGGCTGTGACGGTGTCGCGGTGGTCAAATCCGGTGAGATCATCGGAGAAGACCCGATGGGAACCATGCCCCATGCATTGATCATCTGCACGGGTTCAACGGTGGAGGCGATAAAGGCCTTCGACGAGGTCCTGGAGCCGAAGATAAAGCGCGTTGCGCTCATCGATACCTTTCTTGACGAGAAATTCGAAGTTTTGAACGTTGCTGAAGCCATGGGCGAGAGGCTCTTTGCTGTCAGGTTCGACACACCGGGATCTAGGAGAGGGAACTTCTACCGGATTCTTGAGGAATGCAGGTGGGAGTTGCATCTCAGGGGTTACAGGGATATTAAGTTCTATGTAAGCGGCGGAATCAAGGAGGATGACCTGGCTGGTCTTAATCCTGTCGTCGATGGATACGGCATCGGCACTTCGATCAGTAATGCCCCTGTGGTGGATTACGCGATGGACATCATGGAATGTGAGGGCAAGCCCATTGCCAAGAGAGGCAAGTGGTCAGGCTCCAAGAGGGTGCTGAGATGTCCTTCCTGCTCAGAGCGGCTCATAGTGCCGAACAATAAGGAGCGGCACATCTGCAACTGCGGCGAGCTCTTTGTCGACATCCTCGTCCCCGTCCTTGACAACGGCAAATATCTCACAGATATGCCGTCTCATAAAGAGATCAGGGAATTCGTGTTGAAGCAGACGGAGGCATTGGGAGAGACGCTCTAG
- a CDS encoding DMT family transporter, protein MFFILSAIFLWSSLGIVIRLSDIPVHILIFFSCLISTVIIGPVFMREKYRRLIPRGRGFLSFIILGPLSLLNTFSFFYAYKNTTIANSVLTHYTAPIFVAFLAPIFLRERLTGKIVLSVTIATAGLWTLLDVSVSGFVSMAVTGNRDTGGILAGLFSGFAYGMLVILIRIFAQNYHPMIMTFFQNLVVAALLVPFVGMERGYSSAPWAFGVMGIVHSTIAPLLYFRGMRVVTANRAAILGYLEPVCAIIFGAIFLGEVITYKTVIGGALILFSGYLTIRD, encoded by the coding sequence ATGTTCTTTATCCTCTCTGCAATCTTTTTATGGAGTTCACTGGGGATCGTGATTAGGCTTTCGGACATTCCGGTTCATATCCTGATATTTTTTTCCTGTCTTATCTCGACCGTGATCATCGGTCCGGTATTCATGAGAGAGAAATACCGGCGGCTTATCCCGCGGGGCAGGGGTTTTCTCTCATTCATCATCCTTGGTCCCCTGAGCCTGCTCAACACCTTCTCTTTCTTCTATGCGTACAAGAACACAACGATCGCAAACAGCGTCCTGACTCACTATACCGCACCTATCTTTGTTGCCTTTCTTGCGCCCATATTTTTGCGTGAGCGACTGACAGGGAAGATCGTTCTTTCGGTCACTATCGCCACGGCCGGTCTGTGGACACTCCTCGATGTCTCAGTCAGCGGCTTTGTCTCCATGGCGGTCACGGGCAACAGGGATACCGGCGGTATTCTTGCAGGGCTTTTTTCAGGCTTTGCCTACGGAATGCTCGTAATCCTCATCCGGATATTCGCACAAAACTACCATCCCATGATTATGACCTTTTTTCAGAACCTCGTTGTTGCAGCCCTCCTCGTGCCCTTCGTCGGGATGGAGCGGGGTTATTCTTCCGCTCCCTGGGCCTTTGGAGTCATGGGCATTGTCCATTCCACGATAGCGCCTCTTCTCTATTTCAGGGGGATGAGGGTTGTAACGGCAAACAGGGCGGCCATTCTCGGCTATCTTGAACCTGTCTGTGCCATCATCTTCGGTGCGATATTCCTTGGCGAGGTCATAACTTATAAGACCGTAATCGGAGGGGCGCTGATACTCTTTTCAGGGTACCTGACGATAAGAGATTGA
- a CDS encoding response regulator — protein MGHKLLLADDSITIQKVVELVLAGEGFDIKATNNGDEALSARPSFNPDVILADIAMPVMNGYQLCEKIKSNPETRNIPVILLAGAFEPIDEALARKVGADDYIVKPFESQDLISKVNAVIAREAGEGVSGERPEAEAVEAVVAEEDLWTMEEIGAEAASEEAVTPETLLGEVAGLGEAFEPIEEIKAEIDEQEFQPLSVEESIIEEFVAQPETVPAPEAQPPAFLQPQIEVPSRDEVVEIFRKAVDEKVASLVSAEDIRHSLKGAIEQRIVPAVSAIDVKDSLLAATAPAIRESAETVMSEIAPKIIERILSEKLQDVMASLSKEIEKVIWETVPQLAETMISKEIEKIKAEM, from the coding sequence ATGGGACATAAACTTCTCCTTGCTGATGACAGCATAACGATCCAGAAAGTCGTCGAGCTCGTCCTCGCCGGGGAGGGCTTTGATATTAAGGCTACCAATAACGGGGACGAGGCCTTATCCGCACGACCTTCGTTTAATCCGGATGTCATCCTGGCCGACATCGCGATGCCCGTTATGAACGGTTATCAGCTCTGTGAGAAGATCAAGTCTAACCCCGAGACAAGGAACATACCGGTTATATTACTCGCTGGGGCCTTTGAACCCATTGACGAAGCCCTTGCACGCAAGGTTGGGGCAGATGACTATATTGTTAAGCCCTTTGAATCTCAGGATCTCATCAGCAAAGTGAATGCCGTTATTGCCCGCGAAGCAGGGGAGGGCGTCTCCGGAGAAAGGCCAGAGGCCGAGGCTGTCGAAGCGGTCGTTGCAGAAGAAGACCTCTGGACGATGGAAGAGATTGGGGCTGAAGCGGCCAGTGAAGAAGCGGTAACCCCTGAGACCCTTTTGGGGGAAGTGGCAGGCCTTGGGGAAGCCTTTGAGCCGATCGAAGAGATCAAGGCAGAGATAGATGAACAGGAATTTCAGCCGCTTTCCGTTGAGGAGAGCATTATTGAGGAGTTTGTAGCACAACCGGAGACCGTGCCTGCTCCCGAGGCACAGCCGCCGGCTTTTCTGCAGCCTCAGATTGAAGTTCCATCACGGGACGAGGTAGTTGAGATATTCAGGAAGGCCGTTGATGAAAAGGTCGCGTCCCTCGTATCCGCTGAGGATATAAGGCACTCCCTGAAAGGAGCCATCGAGCAAAGGATTGTTCCTGCAGTCTCAGCGATCGACGTCAAAGATTCCCTGCTCGCTGCGACTGCCCCTGCAATCAGGGAGTCTGCAGAAACGGTCATGTCAGAGATCGCCCCGAAAATCATCGAGAGGATCCTCAGCGAGAAACTGCAGGATGTCATGGCGTCTCTGAGTAAAGAGATCGAGAAGGTTATCTGGGAGACCGTACCCCAGCTTGCTGAGACGATGATTTCGAAGGAAATAGAAAAGATTAAGGCCGAGATGTAG
- a CDS encoding valine--tRNA ligase, with product MKELEKSYNPKGIEGKWYTLWSERGYFSPEASGGKPYSIVIPPPNVTGSLHMGHALNAALQDILIRWKRMLGYRCLWVPGTDHAGIATQNVVERELAKEGLDRNTLGREAFIERIWKWKAEYGGRIIHQLKRIGASCDWSRERFTLDEGLSRAVREVFVRLYEEGLIYRDNRLINWCPRCHTALSDLEVEHEELDGLLTYLRYPLSDGGGYVIVATTRPETMLGDTAVAVNPGDERYRDIIGKTLQLPLTGRAIPVISDSAVDPSFGTGAVKVTPAHDFNDEAMAKRQSPPLDFVTVIDDRGRMTEDAGRVYAGMDRYECRRRVVKDLKEAGLLEKEEKYRYSVGHCYRCKTIIEPLSTLQWYVSVKPLAGEAMTAVKDGRIRIVPGTWENTYFSWMENIKDWCISRQIWWGHRIPVWYCQEMENEDCRRRKGVVVLRETPRECPYCGSLKLVQDEDVLDTWFSSSLWPFSTLGWPDETADLRTFYPTSVLVTGFDILFFWVARMSMMGIKFMEAVPFRDVYIHALVRDSKGQKMSKSKGNVVDPLIMIEKYGADAFRFSLAAFAAQGRDIRFSEERVEGYRYFVNKLWNAARFVMMNAEAAGVAADVRQSGLRAVKDLAGRWVLSRLAATTEEVNKALGDYRFNDAASSIYQFIWHEFCDWYIEMSKDALYSDAGDKAETISCLLSVLDSSLRLLHPFMPFVTEEVWQSIGKAGEKSGESIVISPYPTDLPRDHDAEEEMFYLMEAVVGIRNVRGEMNISPGLEVRAFVRTFTDRASEVLMENSSFIKRLARVTEMTIGRGIERPKGAATAVKDSFEIYVPLEGLLNITAEIDRLMKEKKKVEESLGLLERKMMNDDFLKRAPRDIVEKEKAKHQELMQRDERLELGIQRLKEVEVKNG from the coding sequence ATGAAAGAATTGGAAAAGAGCTATAACCCCAAGGGAATCGAGGGGAAGTGGTACACCCTCTGGTCTGAAAGAGGCTATTTCAGTCCCGAGGCTTCCGGGGGAAAACCATACTCCATCGTTATCCCTCCGCCGAATGTCACCGGCTCTCTCCATATGGGCCATGCCCTGAACGCAGCGCTCCAGGATATCCTCATACGGTGGAAGCGGATGCTGGGCTATCGGTGCCTCTGGGTCCCTGGCACTGACCATGCCGGGATCGCTACACAGAATGTGGTGGAGCGGGAGCTCGCAAAGGAAGGGCTTGACAGAAACACCCTCGGGAGAGAGGCCTTCATTGAGAGGATATGGAAATGGAAGGCCGAATATGGCGGCAGGATCATCCACCAGCTGAAGAGGATAGGGGCATCCTGTGACTGGTCACGAGAGCGGTTTACTCTCGACGAAGGACTCTCGAGGGCAGTAAGGGAAGTCTTTGTCAGGCTCTATGAAGAAGGGCTTATCTATCGTGATAACAGACTCATCAACTGGTGTCCGCGATGCCACACGGCTCTCTCTGATCTTGAGGTCGAACACGAAGAACTCGATGGCCTTCTTACGTACCTTCGGTACCCCCTCTCTGATGGCGGAGGATATGTCATCGTTGCAACGACACGGCCCGAGACCATGCTTGGAGATACGGCGGTGGCTGTCAATCCTGGAGATGAACGTTACCGGGACATCATCGGTAAGACCCTTCAACTCCCGCTCACGGGCAGAGCCATTCCGGTAATATCCGACAGCGCCGTCGATCCTTCCTTCGGCACCGGCGCTGTTAAGGTGACGCCGGCCCATGATTTCAACGACGAGGCGATGGCAAAACGTCAAAGCCCCCCCTTGGACTTTGTCACCGTCATTGACGATAGGGGAAGGATGACCGAAGACGCCGGAAGGGTCTATGCCGGAATGGACAGATATGAATGCAGGAGAAGGGTTGTCAAAGATTTAAAGGAAGCCGGTCTCCTCGAGAAGGAGGAAAAATATCGCTATTCCGTGGGGCATTGCTACCGGTGTAAGACGATTATTGAACCCCTCTCGACCCTCCAGTGGTATGTAAGTGTGAAGCCCCTTGCCGGCGAGGCTATGACAGCGGTCAAAGACGGTAGGATCAGGATAGTCCCCGGCACCTGGGAGAACACGTATTTTTCATGGATGGAGAATATCAAGGACTGGTGCATATCACGGCAGATATGGTGGGGGCACAGGATACCGGTATGGTACTGTCAGGAGATGGAAAATGAAGACTGCAGGAGGCGGAAGGGGGTCGTCGTTCTCCGTGAGACACCCAGGGAATGTCCTTATTGCGGTTCGCTGAAATTGGTCCAGGACGAAGATGTCCTCGATACGTGGTTTTCATCGTCCCTCTGGCCCTTTTCTACCCTGGGATGGCCTGATGAAACAGCCGACCTGAGGACCTTCTATCCCACAAGCGTGCTCGTTACCGGCTTTGACATCCTCTTTTTCTGGGTGGCAAGGATGAGCATGATGGGAATAAAGTTCATGGAGGCCGTTCCTTTCAGGGACGTTTACATCCATGCCCTTGTGAGGGACTCAAAGGGACAAAAAATGTCGAAGTCAAAGGGCAATGTTGTGGACCCCCTTATCATGATAGAGAAGTACGGAGCCGATGCCTTCAGATTTTCCCTTGCGGCCTTTGCTGCGCAGGGGAGAGACATACGTTTCTCCGAAGAGCGTGTTGAAGGCTACCGATATTTTGTGAACAAGCTCTGGAATGCGGCGCGCTTCGTTATGATGAATGCAGAAGCTGCGGGTGTTGCGGCGGATGTGCGTCAGAGTGGTCTGCGTGCGGTTAAAGACCTGGCCGGAAGATGGGTCTTGTCCAGACTTGCCGCCACAACAGAGGAAGTCAACAAGGCCCTTGGGGACTACCGGTTTAATGATGCTGCGAGCAGCATCTATCAGTTCATCTGGCACGAGTTCTGCGACTGGTATATAGAGATGTCGAAAGATGCCCTTTACAGTGATGCCGGCGACAAGGCTGAAACGATCTCCTGCCTGCTCTCCGTGCTTGATAGTTCACTGCGCCTGCTCCATCCCTTTATGCCATTTGTTACTGAGGAGGTTTGGCAGAGCATAGGGAAGGCGGGAGAGAAGTCCGGGGAAAGCATAGTCATATCACCCTATCCCACTGACCTACCGAGGGATCATGACGCTGAAGAGGAGATGTTTTATCTCATGGAGGCCGTTGTCGGTATACGGAATGTCAGGGGAGAGATGAACATCTCTCCCGGCCTCGAGGTGAGGGCCTTTGTGAGGACCTTTACCGACAGGGCCTCTGAGGTACTGATGGAGAACAGCTCCTTCATCAAGAGGCTCGCGAGGGTTACGGAGATGACGATAGGAAGGGGGATAGAACGGCCAAAGGGAGCTGCCACGGCGGTTAAAGACTCCTTTGAGATCTATGTACCCCTTGAAGGGCTTCTCAATATTACTGCTGAGATTGACAGGCTCATGAAGGAGAAGAAAAAAGTGGAAGAGTCACTGGGCCTTCTGGAGAGGAAGATGATGAATGATGACTTCTTGAAAAGGGCGCCAAGGGATATTGTCGAAAAGGAAAAGGCAAAGCATCAGGAACTCATGCAGAGGGACGAGAGGCTTGAGCTGGGTATTCAAAGGCTGAAGGAAGTGGAGGTCAAGAATGGCTGA